In Triticum urartu cultivar G1812 chromosome 6, Tu2.1, whole genome shotgun sequence, the following proteins share a genomic window:
- the LOC125514088 gene encoding lysophospholipid acyltransferase 2-like, which produces MGLEMEPMAAAIGVSVPVLRFLLCFAATIPTGLLWRAVPSATGRHLYAGLSGAALSYLSFGATSNLLFVGPMALGYLAMLLCRRRAGLVTFLGAFGFLIACHVYYMSGDAWKEGGIDATGALMVLTLKVISCSMNYSDGLLKEEEGLRDAQKKYRLAKLPSLVEYFGYCLCCGSHFAGPVYEMKDYLEWTERKGIWAGSTPSPLLPTLRALVQAGICMGLYLYLSPMFPLSRFSEPLYYEWGFWHRLFFQYMSGFTARWKYYFIWSVSEAAIIISGLGFTGWSDSSPPKAKWDRAINVDILGVELAGSAAQLPLKWNIQVSTWLRYCKFYILIFQ; this is translated from the exons ATGGGGCTCGAGATGGAGCCGATGGCGGCGGCGATCGGCGTCTCGGTGCCCGTGCTCCGCTTCCTGCTCTGCTTCGCGGCCACCATACCGACGGGCCTCCTCTGGCGCGCGGTGCCGAGCGCCACGGGGCGGCACCTCTACGCGGGGCTCAGCGGCGCCGCGCTCTCCTACCTGTCCTTCGGGGCCACCTCCAACCTCCTCTTCGTCGGGCCCATGGCGCTCGGTTACCTCGCCATGCTCCTCTGCCGTCGCCGAGCTGGCCTCGTCACCTTCCTCGGCGCATTCGGCTTCCTCATCGCATG TCATGTCTACTACATGAGTGGGGACGCGTGGAAGGAGGGAGGCATCGACGCAACTG GTGCTTTGATGGTTTTAACGTTGAAAGTCATTTCATGCTCAATGAACTACAGTGACGGTCTCTTGAAGGAAGAAGAGGGTCTACGTGATGCTCAGAAGAAGTATCGCTTGGCTAAGTTGCCTTCTCTAGTCGAATATTTTGGTTACTGCCTCTGCTGTGGCAGCCACTTTGCTGGACCAGTATATGAGATGAAAGATTATCTTGAATGGACTGAAAGGAAAGGA ATATGGGCCGGCTCAACTCCTTCACCATTATTACCTACTCTGCGTGCTCTAGTTCAGGCTGGAATATGCATGGGGTTATATTTGTATCTGTCACCTATGTTTCCGCTTTCACGATTTAGTGAACCTCTATATTATGAATGGGGTTTCTGGCACCGGCTCTTCTTTCAATACATGTCAGGATTTACTGCTCGATGGAAATACTACTTTATATGGTCAGTCTCAGAAGCTGCAATTATTATATCTGGCCTGGGTTTCACTGGTTGGTCTGATTCTTCTCCCCCAAAAGCCAAATGGGACCGTGCTATAAATGTTGATATTCTGGGCGTCGAGCTAGCTGGAAGTGCAGCTCAATTGCCACTTAAGTGGAATATTCAAGTGAGCACATGGCTAAGATACTGTAAGTTCTATATCTTGATATTCCAGTAG